The following are encoded in a window of Streptomyces sp. 11x1 genomic DNA:
- a CDS encoding GntR family transcriptional regulator — MLSTGLPQGAVPKLERPGPLRDRVYEALLELITTRALRPGQHLVESELAGHLGVSRQPVREALQRLNTEGWVDLRPAQGAFVHEPTEAEADQLLTVRTLLEAEAARLAAANAGTAGITALEELCAEGERAVEADDVDAAVALNARFHAKVMELAGNTVLAELAAQVDRRVRWYYTPVARQRGHQSWIEHRELIAAISGRDEQRATEVMRAHTEHTRKTYHEREK, encoded by the coding sequence ATGTTGTCGACAGGACTTCCACAAGGGGCCGTGCCCAAGCTCGAACGCCCCGGTCCGCTGCGCGACCGCGTCTACGAGGCCCTGCTCGAACTCATCACCACCCGTGCGCTGCGCCCCGGCCAGCACCTCGTCGAGAGCGAACTCGCCGGGCACCTCGGGGTCTCCCGGCAGCCCGTCCGCGAGGCCCTGCAGCGGCTCAACACCGAGGGGTGGGTCGACCTCCGGCCCGCCCAGGGCGCGTTCGTGCACGAGCCGACGGAGGCGGAGGCCGACCAACTCCTCACCGTCCGCACCCTGCTGGAGGCCGAGGCCGCCCGTCTCGCCGCGGCGAACGCCGGTACGGCGGGCATCACGGCCCTGGAGGAGCTCTGCGCGGAGGGCGAGCGGGCCGTCGAGGCCGACGACGTCGACGCGGCCGTCGCCCTCAACGCCCGCTTCCACGCCAAGGTCATGGAGCTGGCCGGCAACACGGTCCTCGCCGAACTCGCCGCCCAGGTCGACCGCCGTGTGCGCTGGTACTACACCCCGGTCGCCCGGCAACGCGGCCACCAGTCCTGGATCGAGCACCGCGAACTCATCGCGGCGATCTCGGGCCGCGACGAACAGCGGGCCACGGAGGTCATGCGGGCCCACACGGAACACACCCGCAAGACGTACCACGAGCGGGAGAAGTGA
- a CDS encoding ROK family protein — protein sequence MTARPANAHQARLLRLLRDGGPNSRAQLGDRVDLSRSKLAVEVDRLLETGLVVADGLAASRGGRRSHNIRLAPQLRFLGVDIGATSIDVAVTNAELEILGHINQPMDVREGPVAVFEQVLSMAAKLKASGLAEGFDGAGIGVPGPVRFPEGVPVAPPIMPGWDGFPVREALSQELGCPVMVDNDVNLMAMGEMHAGVARSVGDFLCVKIGTGIGCGIVVGGEVHRGTTGSAGDIGHILAVPDGRPCACGNRGCLEAHFSGAALARDAREAAQQGLSAELASRLETNGTLTAVDVAAAAAAGDATALDLIREGGNRTGQVIAGLVSFFNPGLVVIGGGVTGLGHTLLAAIRTQVYRQSLPLATNNLPIVLGELGPTAGVIGAARLISDHLFSPA from the coding sequence ATGACGGCTCGACCCGCGAACGCGCATCAGGCACGGCTGCTGCGGCTGTTGCGGGACGGAGGGCCCAACTCGCGGGCCCAGCTGGGCGATCGGGTGGACCTCTCGCGGTCGAAACTGGCCGTGGAGGTGGACCGGCTCCTGGAGACGGGACTGGTCGTGGCCGACGGACTCGCCGCCTCGCGCGGTGGCCGCCGCTCGCACAACATCCGCCTCGCTCCCCAACTGCGTTTCCTGGGCGTGGACATCGGTGCCACCTCGATCGATGTGGCCGTCACCAACGCCGAGTTGGAGATCCTCGGGCACATCAACCAGCCGATGGACGTCCGGGAGGGCCCGGTCGCCGTCTTCGAGCAGGTGCTGTCCATGGCGGCCAAGCTCAAGGCCTCCGGGCTCGCGGAAGGGTTCGATGGCGCCGGCATCGGCGTTCCCGGACCGGTCCGCTTCCCGGAGGGAGTCCCGGTCGCCCCTCCGATCATGCCGGGCTGGGACGGGTTCCCGGTCCGCGAGGCGCTCAGCCAGGAACTCGGCTGCCCCGTCATGGTCGACAACGACGTGAACCTGATGGCGATGGGGGAGATGCACGCGGGCGTGGCCCGTTCCGTGGGCGACTTCCTCTGCGTCAAGATCGGCACCGGAATCGGCTGCGGCATCGTCGTCGGCGGTGAGGTCCACCGCGGTACGACGGGCAGCGCCGGCGACATCGGGCACATCCTCGCCGTACCGGACGGCCGCCCCTGCGCCTGTGGCAACCGGGGCTGTCTGGAGGCCCACTTCAGCGGCGCCGCCCTCGCCCGCGACGCCAGGGAAGCCGCCCAGCAGGGACTCTCGGCGGAACTCGCCTCGCGTCTGGAGACCAACGGCACCCTCACGGCCGTCGACGTGGCCGCCGCGGCCGCCGCCGGCGACGCCACCGCGCTCGACCTGATACGCGAGGGTGGCAACCGCACCGGCCAGGTCATCGCCGGACTCGTCAGCTTCTTCAACCCCGGCCTGGTGGTGATCGGCGGCGGAGTGACCGGCCTCGGCCACACCCTGCTCGCCGCCATCCGCACCCAGGTCTACCGTCAGTCACTGCCTCTCGCGACCAACAATCTGCCCATCGTGCTGGGGGAGTTGGGGCCCACCGCCGGAGTCATCGGCGCGGCCCGTCTCATCAGCGACCACCTGTTCTCACCCGCGTGA
- a CDS encoding sugar ABC transporter ATP-binding protein, protein MAPELPLLTMSGITKSFPGVRALDGVDLDVQAGEVHCLLGQNGAGKSTLIKVLAGAHQPDDGTITWRGEPVTLKSPIAAMRLGIATIYQELDLVEGLSVAENVHLGHEPTAAGFVVRGKAARASTAALLKRLGHPEVDPARLVGELSAAQQQIVSMARALSHDVRLIVMDEPSAALDPDEVDNLFRIVGDLTADGVAVVYISHRLEEIRRIGDRVTVLKDGRAVAGGLPAKSTPTREVVALMTGRNVEYVFPDRPPAPPAAVEPVLQVRGLARAGEFEPFDLDVRPGEIVGLAGLVGSGRSEILETIYGARKPTAGHVIVEGRQLRLGSVRAAVRAGLGLAPEERKAQALLMLESVTRNVSVSSMSRFARVGWIDRAAELKGARAATRELSLRPDNPAVPVRTLSGGNQQKAVLARWLLRGCRVLLLDEPTRGVDVGARAELYAVVRRLADEGLAVLLVSSEVPEVLGLADRVLVLREGRVVHTAPARELDEHRVLDLVMEGNPVASVASPVAGAGSPATGEGSPAS, encoded by the coding sequence ATGGCACCAGAATTACCGCTGCTCACCATGTCCGGCATCACCAAGTCGTTCCCCGGAGTCCGGGCCCTGGACGGCGTCGACCTCGACGTCCAGGCCGGAGAGGTCCACTGCCTGCTCGGCCAGAACGGCGCCGGCAAGTCCACCCTGATCAAGGTCCTGGCCGGCGCCCACCAGCCCGACGACGGCACCATCACCTGGCGGGGCGAACCCGTCACCCTCAAGTCCCCGATCGCCGCCATGCGCCTCGGCATCGCCACCATCTATCAGGAACTCGACCTGGTCGAGGGGCTGTCGGTGGCCGAGAACGTCCACCTCGGACACGAGCCCACCGCGGCCGGCTTCGTCGTACGGGGGAAAGCGGCGCGGGCGTCGACTGCCGCGCTGCTCAAGCGACTCGGTCATCCGGAGGTCGATCCGGCGCGGCTGGTCGGTGAGTTGTCGGCAGCCCAGCAGCAGATCGTGTCCATGGCGCGGGCGCTCTCCCACGACGTACGGCTGATCGTGATGGACGAACCGTCGGCCGCCCTCGACCCGGACGAGGTCGACAACCTGTTCAGGATCGTCGGCGACCTGACCGCCGACGGTGTGGCCGTCGTCTACATCTCGCACCGCCTGGAGGAGATCCGCCGGATCGGCGACCGGGTGACCGTACTGAAGGACGGTCGGGCCGTGGCGGGCGGGCTGCCCGCGAAGTCCACGCCGACGCGCGAGGTCGTGGCCCTGATGACCGGGCGCAACGTCGAGTACGTCTTCCCCGACCGCCCGCCCGCGCCCCCGGCCGCCGTCGAGCCCGTCCTCCAGGTGCGGGGACTGGCGCGCGCTGGGGAGTTCGAGCCGTTCGACCTGGACGTGCGGCCCGGCGAGATCGTGGGGCTCGCCGGACTCGTCGGCTCCGGACGCTCGGAGATCCTGGAGACGATCTACGGCGCCCGCAAGCCCACGGCCGGTCACGTCATCGTGGAGGGCCGGCAGTTGAGGCTCGGCAGCGTGCGGGCCGCCGTACGGGCCGGGCTCGGGCTCGCTCCCGAGGAGCGCAAGGCGCAGGCGCTGCTGATGCTGGAGTCCGTCACCAGAAACGTTTCCGTGTCGTCGATGTCCCGCTTCGCGCGCGTCGGCTGGATCGACCGGGCGGCGGAGCTGAAAGGAGCGCGCGCGGCGACCCGCGAGCTGTCCCTGCGCCCCGACAACCCTGCCGTCCCCGTCCGCACCCTCTCCGGAGGCAACCAACAGAAGGCGGTCCTCGCCCGTTGGCTGCTGCGCGGCTGCCGGGTCCTGCTGCTCGACGAGCCGACCCGGGGCGTCGACGTCGGAGCCCGCGCCGAGTTGTACGCAGTGGTGCGCCGGCTCGCCGACGAAGGGCTCGCCGTACTGCTGGTCTCCAGCGAGGTGCCCGAAGTCCTCGGCCTCGCCGACCGGGTGCTCGTCCTGCGCGAGGGACGGGTCGTGCACACCGCGCCCGCCCGTGAACTCGACGAACACCGTGTCCTCGACCTCGTGATGGAAGGAAACCCGGTGGCCAGTGTGGCAAGTCCGGTGGCCGGTGCGGGGAGCCCCGCGACCGGTGAAGGGAGCCCGGCGTCATGA
- a CDS encoding substrate-binding domain-containing protein, translated as MPEFTSRRGLLFGTAAVSAGALLVGCTSNETKDDPAANDQPAADDKPGKAVTVGFAGPQADHGWLNAINQNAKSRAERYEDVTLEITEGSNDTAQQIGQIETLINKKVDVLVVLPADGKALTQVGLKAMRAGIPVVNLDRIFNSPQAYRCWIGGDNYGMGLNAGHYIGEKLKDKSDARVIELAGLDNLELTKQRTQGFDDALKNYPNIKKVARQAAEFTVESGQAKMAQLLQAQSNFDALWNHDDDQGVGALRAIEQAGRDDFLMVGGAGALSAFQAIKKDDGVLKATVLYPPTMAASAIDLARALGQGKGVGGLAEFEIPSSLTLYSAVVDKDNVDQYMATGFK; from the coding sequence ATGCCAGAGTTCACCAGCCGCAGAGGACTGCTCTTCGGGACCGCCGCCGTCTCGGCCGGCGCCCTCCTCGTAGGTTGCACCAGCAACGAGACCAAGGACGACCCGGCCGCGAACGACCAGCCCGCCGCCGACGACAAGCCCGGCAAGGCGGTCACCGTCGGCTTCGCCGGACCGCAGGCCGACCACGGCTGGCTCAACGCGATCAACCAGAACGCCAAGAGCCGCGCCGAGCGGTACGAGGACGTCACCCTGGAGATCACCGAGGGATCGAACGACACCGCCCAGCAGATCGGGCAGATCGAGACCCTCATCAACAAGAAGGTCGACGTCCTGGTCGTGCTGCCGGCCGACGGCAAGGCGCTCACCCAGGTCGGCCTCAAGGCGATGCGGGCCGGCATACCCGTGGTCAACCTCGACCGGATCTTCAACTCCCCGCAGGCGTACCGCTGCTGGATCGGCGGCGACAACTACGGCATGGGCCTCAACGCCGGCCACTACATCGGCGAGAAGCTCAAGGACAAGAGCGACGCCCGGGTCATCGAGCTCGCCGGGCTGGACAACCTGGAGCTGACCAAGCAGCGCACCCAGGGCTTCGACGACGCCCTGAAGAACTACCCGAACATCAAGAAGGTCGCCCGGCAGGCCGCCGAGTTCACCGTCGAGTCCGGGCAGGCCAAGATGGCCCAACTCCTGCAGGCCCAGTCGAACTTCGACGCCCTGTGGAACCACGACGACGACCAGGGCGTCGGCGCCCTGCGCGCCATCGAGCAGGCCGGGCGCGACGACTTCCTGATGGTCGGCGGCGCGGGCGCGCTCTCCGCGTTCCAGGCGATCAAGAAGGACGACGGGGTCCTCAAGGCGACCGTCCTCTACCCGCCGACCATGGCCGCCTCCGCGATCGACCTCGCCCGCGCCCTCGGCCAGGGCAAGGGGGTCGGTGGCCTCGCCGAGTTCGAGATCCCGTCCTCGCTGACGCTGTACTCGGCCGTCGTCGACAAGGACAACGTCGACCAGTACATGGCCACCGGCTTCAAGTGA
- a CDS encoding sugar phosphate isomerase/epimerase family protein, producing the protein MPRDFTLFTGQWADLPLEEVCRLARDFGYDGLELACWGDHFEVDKALADPSYVDSRHQLLEKYGLKCWAVSNHLVGQAVCDAIIDERHRAILPARIWGDGEPEGVRQRAATEMADTARAAAAFGVDTVIGFTGSAIWHLVAMFPPAPESMIERGYDDFAMRWNPILDVFDAQGVRFAHEVHPSEIAYDYWTTQRALDAVDRRPAFGLNFDPSHFVWQDLDPVGFLWDFRDRIYHVDCKEARKRLDGRNGRLGSHLPWGDPRRGWDFVSAGHGDVPWEDVFRMLRSIDYRGPISVEWEDAGMDRLQGAPEALARLKAFDFEPPTASFDAAFGGNE; encoded by the coding sequence ATGCCGCGCGACTTCACGCTCTTCACCGGCCAGTGGGCCGACCTCCCCCTCGAAGAGGTCTGCCGCCTCGCCCGCGACTTCGGCTACGACGGCCTCGAACTCGCCTGCTGGGGCGACCACTTCGAGGTCGACAAGGCCCTCGCCGACCCGTCGTACGTCGACTCCCGCCACCAACTCCTGGAGAAGTACGGCCTGAAGTGCTGGGCCGTCTCCAACCACCTGGTCGGGCAGGCGGTGTGCGACGCCATCATCGACGAACGCCACCGGGCCATCCTGCCCGCCCGCATCTGGGGCGACGGCGAGCCCGAGGGCGTACGGCAGCGGGCCGCCACCGAGATGGCCGACACCGCGCGGGCCGCCGCCGCCTTCGGCGTGGACACCGTCATCGGCTTCACCGGCTCGGCCATCTGGCATCTGGTCGCCATGTTCCCGCCCGCCCCCGAGTCGATGATCGAGCGCGGCTACGACGACTTCGCCATGCGCTGGAACCCGATCCTCGACGTCTTCGACGCCCAGGGCGTGCGGTTCGCGCACGAGGTCCACCCGAGCGAGATCGCCTATGACTACTGGACAACTCAGCGCGCACTGGATGCAGTTGACCGTCGCCCGGCGTTCGGGCTGAACTTCGACCCCTCGCACTTCGTGTGGCAGGACCTCGACCCGGTCGGGTTCCTGTGGGACTTCCGCGACCGGATCTACCACGTCGACTGCAAGGAGGCCCGCAAGCGGCTCGACGGACGCAACGGCCGCCTCGGCTCACACCTGCCCTGGGGCGACCCGCGCCGGGGCTGGGACTTCGTCTCGGCCGGCCACGGCGACGTCCCCTGGGAGGACGTCTTCCGGATGCTCCGCTCGATCGACTACCGGGGCCCGATCTCCGTGGAGTGGGAGGACGCCGGCATGGACCGGCTCCAGGGCGCCCCCGAAGCCCTCGCGCGCCTCAAGGCGTTCGACTTCGAACCGCCGACGGCCTCGTTCGACGCGGCGTTCGGCGGCAACGAGTAA
- a CDS encoding PQQ-dependent sugar dehydrogenase — protein sequence MHPYDDNRHPTSATSTFRRRGLRGPIALLTGLLLAGASLSLTAPPAGAADTEPKAAAAEDFQQVTLAKGEPEVGEPMSLAVLPDRSVLHTSRDGELRLTDAAGNTRLAGKLDVYSHDEEGLQGIGVDPGFADNRFIYLYYAPPLNTPAGDAPETGTAADFAPFDGVNRLSRFVLKTDGTLDKASEKKVLDVPASRGICCHVGGDIDFDAAGNLYLSTGDDSNPFQSDGFTPIDERSNRNPAFDAQRTSGNTNDLRGKILRIKVGADGSYTVPDGNLFAPGTDKTRPEIYAMGFRNPFRFSVDKKTGILYVGEYGPDAGAASASRGPAGQVEFARVTKPGNFGWPYCTGKNDAYVDYDFATGTSGAAFDCAAPKNTSPNNTGLTDLPPAEPAWIPYNGNSLPEFGDGSESPMGGPVYHYDASLDSPVKFPEAYDGDFFAGEFGRRWIKRITSDADGTVQSINNVPWTGTQVMDMAFGPDGALYVLDYGISWFGGDEHSALYRIENATDGHSPVAQAAADRTSGQARLKVRFSSAGTSDQDGDALTYSWDFGDGSTSTAANPTHTYKKNGTYTATVTAKDPSGRTGSASVRIVVGNTAPKVTLELPQDGQLFAFGDAVPFKVKVSDPEDGRPIDCAKVKVTFILGHDSHGHPVTSANGCTGTIQTSADGGHDENANIFGVFDAEYTDGGGGGQEPLTTHDQNVVQPTHRQAEHYGDSSGVAVQTKPTAHGGKTVGDISNGDWISFEPYVLSNATKITARISSGGAGGKLEVRAGSPTGRLLGRATVPVTGGWDTFQDVTANLSRAPRGTTALYLVFKGSGSGGLFDVDDFTFTKR from the coding sequence GTGCACCCGTACGACGACAACAGACACCCCACCAGCGCCACCAGCACCTTCAGACGCCGCGGACTGCGCGGACCGATCGCCCTGCTGACCGGTCTGCTGCTCGCCGGCGCCTCGCTCTCCCTCACCGCGCCCCCGGCGGGCGCGGCCGACACCGAGCCGAAGGCGGCGGCCGCCGAGGACTTCCAGCAGGTCACCCTCGCCAAGGGCGAGCCGGAGGTCGGCGAGCCCATGTCGCTCGCCGTCCTCCCCGACCGCTCGGTCCTGCACACCTCGCGCGACGGCGAACTGCGGCTGACCGACGCGGCGGGCAACACCAGGCTCGCCGGCAAGCTCGACGTGTACAGCCACGACGAGGAGGGCCTCCAGGGCATAGGCGTCGACCCGGGCTTCGCCGACAACCGCTTCATCTACCTGTACTACGCGCCCCCGTTGAACACGCCGGCCGGTGACGCCCCCGAGACCGGCACGGCCGCGGACTTCGCGCCCTTCGACGGCGTCAATCGGCTCTCCCGCTTCGTCCTGAAGACCGACGGCACCCTCGACAAGGCCAGTGAGAAGAAGGTCCTCGACGTCCCCGCCTCCCGGGGCATCTGCTGCCACGTCGGCGGTGACATCGACTTCGACGCCGCCGGGAACCTGTACCTCTCGACGGGCGACGACAGCAACCCGTTCCAGTCGGACGGCTTCACCCCCATCGACGAGCGGTCCAACCGCAACCCGGCCTTCGACGCCCAGCGCACCTCCGGCAACACCAACGACCTGCGCGGCAAGATCCTGCGCATCAAGGTCGGCGCCGACGGCTCCTACACCGTCCCCGACGGCAACCTCTTCGCGCCCGGCACGGACAAGACGCGCCCCGAGATCTACGCGATGGGCTTCCGCAACCCGTTCCGCTTCAGCGTCGACAAGAAGACCGGCATCCTCTACGTCGGCGAGTACGGCCCCGACGCCGGCGCCGCCAGCGCCTCGCGCGGACCCGCCGGTCAGGTCGAGTTCGCCCGGGTGACCAAGCCCGGCAACTTCGGCTGGCCGTACTGCACCGGCAAGAACGACGCCTACGTGGACTACGACTTCGCCACCGGCACCTCGGGCGCGGCCTTCGACTGCGCGGCCCCGAAGAACACCTCGCCGAACAACACCGGCCTCACCGACCTGCCGCCCGCCGAGCCCGCCTGGATCCCCTACAACGGCAACTCCCTCCCGGAGTTCGGCGACGGCTCCGAGTCCCCGATGGGCGGCCCGGTCTACCACTACGACGCCTCGCTCGACTCTCCGGTGAAGTTCCCCGAGGCGTACGACGGCGACTTCTTCGCCGGTGAGTTCGGCCGCCGCTGGATCAAGCGGATCACCAGTGACGCCGACGGCACCGTGCAGTCGATCAACAACGTGCCGTGGACCGGCACCCAGGTCATGGACATGGCCTTCGGCCCGGACGGTGCGCTGTACGTCCTCGACTACGGCATCTCCTGGTTCGGCGGCGACGAGCACTCCGCCCTGTACCGCATCGAGAACGCCACCGACGGCCACTCCCCGGTCGCCCAGGCCGCCGCCGACCGTACCTCCGGTCAGGCGCGGCTGAAGGTGCGCTTCTCCTCCGCCGGCACCAGCGACCAGGACGGCGACGCCCTCACCTACAGCTGGGACTTCGGCGACGGCTCCACCTCCACGGCCGCGAACCCCACGCACACCTACAAGAAGAACGGCACCTACACGGCGACCGTGACCGCGAAGGACCCCTCGGGCCGCACCGGCAGCGCCAGCGTACGGATCGTGGTCGGCAACACCGCGCCCAAGGTGACGCTGGAACTCCCGCAGGACGGGCAGCTGTTCGCCTTCGGGGACGCCGTGCCGTTCAAGGTGAAGGTCAGCGACCCGGAGGACGGCCGCCCGATCGACTGCGCCAAGGTCAAGGTCACCTTCATCCTCGGCCACGACAGCCACGGCCACCCGGTGACCTCCGCCAACGGCTGCACCGGCACCATCCAGACCAGCGCCGACGGCGGCCACGACGAGAACGCCAACATCTTCGGGGTGTTCGACGCCGAGTACACCGACGGCGGAGGCGGCGGCCAGGAGCCGCTGACCACCCACGACCAGAACGTCGTCCAGCCCACCCACCGCCAGGCCGAGCACTACGGCGACTCCTCCGGCGTCGCGGTCCAGACGAAGCCCACGGCCCACGGCGGCAAGACGGTCGGGGACATCTCCAACGGCGACTGGATCTCCTTCGAGCCCTACGTCCTGTCCAACGCCACGAAGATCACCGCGCGTATCTCCTCCGGGGGCGCCGGCGGCAAGCTTGAGGTCCGTGCGGGCTCGCCGACCGGGCGTCTCCTCGGCAGAGCGACCGTGCCGGTGACCGGCGGCTGGGACACCTTCCAGGACGTCACCGCCAACCTGTCCCGCGCCCCGCGCGGCACCACCGCGTTGTACCTGGTGTTCAAGGGGAGCGGCTCGGGCGGCCTGTTCGACGTGGACGACTTCACCTTCACGAAGCGGTGA
- a CDS encoding ABC transporter permease: MTQPVSPPRDSADKAPPVSEPPAWRTLVFRADVRTLSLLGVLAALIVIGGATRPDEFLDTRNLQLVLTQASVIGVVTVGMTFVITSGGIDLSVGAIVALASVWATTVATQEYGFAGILFTAVIVGVGCGLVNGLLIAYGGMVPFIATLAMLASARGLALQITDGSTQVVTVDAILDLGERDAYVLGIPPLVLVFALVTIIGWLVLNRTTFGRRTVAVGGNAEAARLAGIDVRRQRLYLYLLSGLCCGIAAFLLIVLSGSGQNTNGNLYELDAIAAAIIGGTLLSGGRGTITGSVLGVLIFTTITNIFALNNLQSDVQQIAKGAIIVAAVLVQRRTASTTT; this comes from the coding sequence ATGACCCAGCCCGTGTCCCCGCCCCGGGACAGCGCCGACAAGGCGCCCCCCGTCAGTGAACCGCCGGCCTGGCGCACCCTCGTGTTCCGCGCCGACGTGCGCACCCTCTCGCTCCTCGGTGTCCTGGCGGCGCTGATCGTCATCGGCGGCGCCACCCGGCCCGACGAGTTCCTCGACACCCGCAACCTCCAACTCGTCCTCACCCAGGCCTCCGTCATCGGTGTGGTCACCGTCGGCATGACCTTCGTCATCACCTCCGGCGGTATCGACCTGTCCGTGGGGGCGATCGTCGCCCTGGCGTCGGTGTGGGCGACGACCGTGGCCACACAGGAGTACGGCTTCGCCGGCATCCTCTTCACGGCGGTGATCGTCGGCGTCGGCTGCGGCCTGGTGAACGGACTGCTCATCGCCTACGGCGGGATGGTCCCCTTCATCGCCACCCTCGCCATGCTCGCCTCGGCCCGTGGACTCGCCCTCCAGATCACCGACGGCAGCACTCAGGTCGTCACCGTCGACGCCATCCTCGACCTCGGCGAACGCGACGCGTACGTCCTCGGCATCCCGCCGCTCGTCCTGGTCTTCGCACTCGTGACGATCATCGGCTGGCTCGTGCTGAACCGCACGACTTTCGGCCGGCGCACGGTCGCCGTCGGCGGCAACGCGGAGGCGGCCCGCCTCGCGGGCATCGACGTCCGGCGCCAGCGGCTCTATCTGTACCTGCTCTCCGGACTGTGCTGCGGCATCGCCGCCTTCCTGCTGATCGTGCTCTCCGGCTCGGGCCAGAACACCAACGGCAACCTCTACGAACTCGACGCCATCGCCGCCGCGATCATCGGCGGCACCCTGCTCAGCGGCGGCCGGGGCACCATCACCGGCTCCGTCCTCGGTGTCCTGATCTTCACCACGATCACCAACATCTTCGCGCTCAACAACCTGCAGAGCGACGTCCAGCAGATCGCCAAGGGCGCGATCATCGTCGCCGCGGTCCTGGTCCAGCGACGCACGGCCAGCACGACGACCTGA
- a CDS encoding Gfo/Idh/MocA family oxidoreductase — protein sequence MGQPQQPDQAEAEESGAPGPDAGPGAGPPAGAGPRAGEWPAGLAGGAYKPQLRVGMVGYAFMGAAHSQGWRTAGRVFDLPLTPVLAAVCGRDADAVRAMADRHGWAGTETDWRRLIARDDIDLVDICTPGDSHAEIALAALAAGKHVLCEKPLANTVAEAERMATAAEEAHAQGRLAMVGFNYRRLPATALARRMVAEGRLGALRHVRVTYLQDWLVDPEFPLTWRLRKESAGSGALGDLGAHIVDLAQYLAGEPVVGVSALMETFVRERPLPAGATSGLASSVGTAGRGAVTVDDTALFTGRFASGAVASFEATRFATGRKNALCIELNGERGSLAFDLERLNELSYHDHTEPAAHAGFRRILVTEPDHPYLDAWWPPGHGLGYEHTFVHQARDLVHAVAAGRRPEPSFADGLQVQRVLAAVEESAEKNSVYTPTHFASPAPSHTPTTV from the coding sequence ATGGGACAGCCGCAGCAGCCCGACCAGGCCGAGGCGGAGGAGTCAGGAGCGCCGGGGCCCGACGCGGGGCCCGGGGCCGGTCCCCCGGCCGGTGCCGGTCCTCGTGCCGGGGAGTGGCCCGCCGGGCTCGCCGGAGGGGCGTACAAGCCGCAGTTGCGGGTCGGGATGGTCGGGTACGCCTTCATGGGGGCCGCGCACTCGCAGGGGTGGCGCACGGCGGGGCGCGTGTTCGACCTGCCGCTCACTCCCGTGCTCGCCGCCGTCTGCGGGCGGGACGCGGACGCGGTGCGGGCCATGGCGGACCGGCACGGGTGGGCGGGGACGGAGACCGACTGGCGGCGGCTGATCGCCCGCGACGACATCGACCTCGTGGACATCTGCACCCCCGGTGACAGCCACGCCGAGATTGCGCTCGCCGCGCTGGCCGCCGGCAAGCACGTGCTCTGCGAGAAGCCGCTCGCCAACACCGTCGCGGAGGCGGAGCGGATGGCGACGGCGGCCGAAGAGGCCCACGCGCAGGGCAGGTTGGCGATGGTGGGCTTCAACTACCGTCGGTTGCCCGCCACCGCGCTCGCTCGCCGCATGGTCGCCGAGGGCCGACTGGGCGCCCTGCGGCACGTACGGGTGACATACCTTCAGGACTGGCTCGTGGACCCGGAGTTCCCGCTGACCTGGCGGCTGCGCAAGGAGTCCGCAGGTTCCGGGGCGCTCGGCGACCTGGGCGCCCACATCGTCGACCTCGCGCAGTACCTGGCGGGCGAGCCGGTGGTCGGGGTGTCCGCGCTGATGGAGACCTTCGTCCGCGAACGGCCCCTGCCGGCCGGGGCGACCAGTGGTCTCGCGTCCTCTGTCGGCACCGCGGGCCGGGGTGCGGTCACCGTCGACGACACGGCCCTGTTCACCGGTCGCTTCGCCTCCGGAGCCGTCGCCTCCTTCGAGGCCACCCGCTTCGCCACCGGCCGCAAGAACGCCCTGTGCATCGAACTCAACGGTGAACGCGGCTCGTTGGCCTTCGACCTCGAACGGCTCAACGAACTCTCCTACCACGACCACACCGAGCCCGCCGCCCACGCCGGCTTCCGCCGCATCCTCGTCACCGAACCCGACCACCCCTACCTCGACGCCTGGTGGCCGCCGGGGCACGGCCTCGGCTACGAGCACACCTTCGTCCACCAGGCCCGCGACCTGGTCCACGCCGTGGCGGCCGGCCGACGGCCCGAGCCCTCGTTCGCGGACGGGCTGCAGGTGCAGCGGGTGCTCGCGGCGGTCGAGGAGAGCGCCGAGAAGAACTCCGTCTACACCCCGACCCACTTCGCGTCCCCCGCACCGTCCCACACCCCCACAACGGTCTGA